ACTGCGGGCAATGAATTTTAAAATGAGAGCAGGATTCTTGACCACTCCATCAAAACCCCGGCAGTTCCAGATGGCCATCGTCAGGCCCAGAGCCCTCAATGGTGCGGCCAGATACAGATTATGATGTCCCACCGGTGGCCGGAACCAGACCGGAGCGGTCCCGCTGATGTCCGTCAGAGTCTGCTGGCAGCCGGCCACCTCCGTCCACATCCGGCCCGGCCGGAGCGTCCAAAAATAACTGGAGGGGTGCGTCTGGCTATGATTCCCGATGAGATGCCCGCGTCGCAAAATTTCACGTACCAGTTCAGGATGCTCCGCCGCCTTTCTGCCAATGAGAAAAAAACCCGCCTTGGCATGATGCCTGTCCAGAACATCCAGCATGGCCGGTGTCGTCACCGGATCAGGGCCGTCATCTATGGTGATCCAAACGTGACCCCTGTCTTTTTCCTCCGCTGAAAGCTCCGTCACGTGCGGACCGAACAAACGCGACCTCGGATTCACCGTTCCATACCCGATGCCGCCAAAGGTGATCCAAAAAACGCCCAATGCCCATCCCAGATGCCCGGTCAGCAGCAGCACCACACAGCCCACCGCAGGTACCAGGCTCAACATCGAACGCCGTGCATTTTCACGGCGGCAGGCAGCAGGCTGGATGGGAGGGGGCCGGACCATCCAGAAAGGTGGTTAGCGCTTCAGCTTCCGCTTCAGGCGCATCCAGGTCGGCACGTCCAGGTCTTCCCCGCCGGAAGCGAGCGCAGGCTCCGTATCCTTGAAGCGGCCACGGTCCTGTTCGGAGAATCCCAGATTAATCTGTTCATCATTGGCTGCTTTTTTCGCCGCTGCAGAATTGATCGGCGGCGGTGCATAGGCCAGGTCTTCAGGGGGGAGATTGGTGCGGGCCACCACCGCCGCCAGGGGCGAAGGTGCCGGACGTGGAGCGGGTGCTGGCGCTGGCGCTGCTTGCACAGGAGCCGACGCCGGCGTCGGTGCGGGTGCCGGCGTCATGAAGTCCTCAATCCGCAGACGTTGCCGCGCAGGCTCGGGAGCCAGTGCGGGTTCCGGCTCCGGCTCTGGCTCGGGTGCAAAATGAGCGTGATTCGCGGCAGGCTCCTCTTCCTCCTCATAATATTCCTCTTCAGGCTCCAGTTCGGCAGGGGGGGCAGGCATCTGCGCAGCGGGTGCGGGCGGGGCCATCATTGCTGGCGCAGGAGCAGGCGCTGGGGGCGAAGGTTGAGGGGAAATCTCTTCAAACAGGCCGGCCTCGGCTTCCACCGTCTCTGCGGGCGTCTCAGGCTCATCATGGGACAGGGAGATGATCTCATCATCCTTGAACAAAAGATCCATTGCTTCATCCTTGACCAGCGGTGCCGCCTTGGTCGGAGCCGGGGCAGGTTGCGCTTTCACCTGGGCAGAGGCAGCGGGTGCCGCAGGATTGGCACGCGGCGATCTCGGACGTGGAGCCGGGGTGGGAGCAGAAGCCACCGCTTCAGCCAGGCTCGGCATCGGCCGGTCCGTCAGCGGCAGCATCTCCGCAGGCGGTGCCGCTGCGGCGATGGTGTTGAGCTGAGTCAGCCCCAGGGAGCTGATCAGCGTGACCGAAATCGAATCCCCAAGCTTGGCATCCACGGCCACGCCGAACAATATATGCGTGTGGTCCGGCACATGACGGCCGAGCTGCTTCATCACAGCGTCCACTTCCATGAGCGTCAGTGTTTCGCCACCGGCGATGTGGACCAATAGCGTCTTTGTCTGGTGCAGCAGACGGCCCTGGTCAATGAGCGGGCTTTTCAGGGCGCGTTTCAGGGCTTCCGCCCCACGGTTCTGGCCGCGGGCCTCGCCGAAGCCGAAGAGGCAGCGGCCGTTGGAGGTGCTCAGGGCACTCGTCAGATCATCCAGCCCCAACTTCACCAGACCGGGCATGGAAACAATGGTGGAAACCGCACGCAGGCTCTGCGCGATGAGCTGGTCCGCCTGCGCAAAGGCCTTCTGGATGCCGTCCTTTGGCAGGATCAGCTCGCCCATGCGGTTGTTTTCAAACAGGATAAGCGCATCCGCACGCTTCTGGAGCTGTTGCAGCGCATCCTCCGCCTGGGTCAGACGGCGGCGGCCTTCAAAGCTGAACGGCATGGTCGCAGTCACGAAAACCATGGCGTTGGAAGCCTTGGCGATTTCCGCAATCACCGGGGCCGCACCGGAGCCGGTGCCACCGCCGAGACCTGCGCAGATGAAAACAATGTCGTGCCCGTCAATGGCATTGCGGATCTCCTCGCGGGAGAACATGGCCGCTTCACGGCCAAGGTCAGGGTCGCCCCCTGCGCCAACGCCACGCATCAGC
This portion of the Prosthecobacter sp. SYSU 5D2 genome encodes:
- a CDS encoding cell division protein FtsZ, which produces MVEYDRHSQREAPDKPALRTCIVGIGGAGSNVLDRITLDRTVEAQLVCMHTDIRVLGHAMAPTKIQLGAELMRGVGAGGDPDLGREAAMFSREEIRNAIDGHDIVFICAGLGGGTGSGAAPVIAEIAKASNAMVFVTATMPFSFEGRRRLTQAEDALQQLQKRADALILFENNRMGELILPKDGIQKAFAQADQLIAQSLRAVSTIVSMPGLVKLGLDDLTSALSTSNGRCLFGFGEARGQNRGAEALKRALKSPLIDQGRLLHQTKTLLVHIAGGETLTLMEVDAVMKQLGRHVPDHTHILFGVAVDAKLGDSISVTLISSLGLTQLNTIAAAAPPAEMLPLTDRPMPSLAEAVASAPTPAPRPRSPRANPAAPAASAQVKAQPAPAPTKAAPLVKDEAMDLLFKDDEIISLSHDEPETPAETVEAEAGLFEEISPQPSPPAPAPAPAMMAPPAPAAQMPAPPAELEPEEEYYEEEEEPAANHAHFAPEPEPEPEPALAPEPARQRLRIEDFMTPAPAPTPASAPVQAAPAPAPAPRPAPSPLAAVVARTNLPPEDLAYAPPPINSAAAKKAANDEQINLGFSEQDRGRFKDTEPALASGGEDLDVPTWMRLKRKLKR
- a CDS encoding polysaccharide deacetylase family protein, with translation MVRPPPIQPAACRRENARRSMLSLVPAVGCVVLLLTGHLGWALGVFWITFGGIGYGTVNPRSRLFGPHVTELSAEEKDRGHVWITIDDGPDPVTTPAMLDVLDRHHAKAGFFLIGRKAAEHPELVREILRRGHLIGNHSQTHPSSYFWTLRPGRMWTEVAGCQQTLTDISGTAPVWFRPPVGHHNLYLAAPLRALGLTMAIWNCRGFDGVVKNPALILKFIARSLKPGAIVLLHDGPPSCVEVLEGTLKLLAGQGLKAVLPAPLHPVAVAPRLSES